GGCGGCATGCGCCAGCGGGCCATGATCGCCATGGCCCTGGCGTGCCGCCCCCGGCTGCTGATCGCCGACGAACCCACCACGGCCCTGGACGTGACGATCCAGGCCCAGATCCTCGAGCTGCTGCGGCAGCTCAAGGCCGAGCTGGGCATGTCCATCCTGCTCATCACCCACGACATGGGCGTGGCGGCGGAGATGGCCGACCGCATCGTGGTCCTCTATGCCGGCCGGGTGGTGGAGGAAGGACCGGTGGACCGGATCTTTGGACAGCCCGCCCACCCCTACACCATGGGCCTGCTGTCATCGGTACCGGATCTGGAGCGGCCGCGGCAGCGCCGGCTGTGGGCTATTCCCGGTTCGGTGCCCAGCATCGACCGGATGCCGCGGGGGTGCCGGTTCCACCCGCGCTGTCCCTATGCCGAGCCCCGTTGCAGGGAAGAGGAGCCGCCCCTGCGGCCCTGGGAGGGGGGCCACGTCGCCTGCTGGCTGGCCGAGCAGGTGGCCGCCCAGGGGCTGCGGTTCGGAGGCACCCCTGCCGGGCCGGCCGGGTTTACCATCGGAAACCCGGAGGAGGCCGGGGTGGTTGCAGGGGACTGGGGTACAGGGGACGGTCCGCCGGATTCTTCCAGCGGCCCGGCAGCTTTCGGCAACGGCCGGGCGGAGGCAGCGGGCGGTGCTGGGGAGGTGACCGGTTGATGGCAGCGGTCGAACCCGCAACCCCCACGGTCCGGCCGGCCGGAG
This is a stretch of genomic DNA from Thermaerobacter sp. PB12/4term. It encodes these proteins:
- a CDS encoding ABC transporter ATP-binding protein, whose amino-acid sequence is MIRKAWAASPAGASLPATGAAGGTGAERASRPLLQVEDLTAGFITRQGPMLAVEGVSFRVDVGETVCLVGESGSGKSVTSLAIMRLLEYDNGAIFGGRILLDGTDLAAQSQEAMRRIRGRHVAMVFQEPMTALNPVFPIGDQIAEAVMLHEGKSRAEAWSRAVEMLRLVGIPEPEVRVRQYPHQFSGGMRQRAMIAMALACRPRLLIADEPTTALDVTIQAQILELLRQLKAELGMSILLITHDMGVAAEMADRIVVLYAGRVVEEGPVDRIFGQPAHPYTMGLLSSVPDLERPRQRRLWAIPGSVPSIDRMPRGCRFHPRCPYAEPRCREEEPPLRPWEGGHVACWLAEQVAAQGLRFGGTPAGPAGFTIGNPEEAGVVAGDWGTGDGPPDSSSGPAAFGNGRAEAAGGAGEVTG